The Aspergillus nidulans FGSC A4 chromosome VII nucleotide sequence CGGGCGACCAGCAGCCCACGCTGTCTTTGGCCAGCCTCAGACTCTCAACAGCGCAACCTATCTCTATGTCAAAGGGAGTCGACtggtgaagaagctgaaacaCTCCAATGAGTGCGCAGACGTATTTATAGGTATGTATACCCTTGGGATTAACTGTAACAGCTAACACGCGCAGATGAACTAGAAACTCTCTCATTCGGACAGGGCCTCGAGTTACATTGGAGATTTAACACAATATTACCATCAACAAAAGAGTACCTTGTTATGGTGGACAACAAAACCGGTGGTTTCTTCCGTCTGGTGCTTCGACTTCTCGAGGTAGAGTCGGAAAGCGAGCCGAACCCCGAATTGATGCATCTTTTCACCTTGCTGGGAAGATACTACCAGATCAGAGACGATTACCTAAACTTAGCTTCTGAAGAGGTAACTTACCGTTCACCATAATTCGTGACACTGGCTGATAGTTGAGTCCTAGTACACTGCCAAGAAAGGATTTTGCGAAGATCTATCGGAGGGAAAATTCTCATTCCCGCTCATCCACCTCCTGCAAAACATTGCTAACCCCGAGCCCATACGTGGTATACTCTTCCGCCGCGACAATGCTACCGACCTTTCGGTCGAAATGAAGCAAtttgttcttgatgagatgaagaaagccgGAAGTCTTACTCACACGGAGGCAGTCCTCAATGGACTGTTTGACGCTATGTTGGAAATATTGGATAATTTGGAAGCAAATATCGGTCCGAACAAGAAGCTGCGGATCTTTCTGCTATGGTTGAAGCTCTAATAACTATGTTAAACTAGTATTTGCGTCCAATATGCTTCAGTATCAGTTTCATATTTTGCTTCGTTCATCAGAAAGACCCCATTGCGAGATGGAACCTTGCTTTTCAGCAACTATATTGTACAAATTTCATTACTACCATATGAAGTGTTACAGCCTCGTACATCCCTACTCCAAACCCTTTCTCGGTGACCGTCCAACATGCCCATGTCCTTGAGGCGGATTTCCCATCGCAGCAGCCGTATCACCCTCTCCAAGAATCTTCGAACGTCCGTATTTAGGAGTTTCAGTGGCGTCTGCGATATCATCCTCCTTCACGACTCCCTTGCTTGGAGATTGTAATCGAAAAAGTGCGTAGGCGCCGCCAATCACACCGGCAATAGTCATAAAGGCAATGTTGCGGGAGGAGCTGTAGCACATAATTAGCGAAGCAGCACATAATTTacaaaaataataatatacatACGAAGCAGGAGAGCGGCCAGCGCTCTTTCCGATATTCATGGTGGCAGGAGGCATTGTGTTTTATTATGTATAGCTTCAAAGCCAGACGAGTTtttgataataataaatgatTGAGATCATACTCTCTTAAATATGTTTATATACCCAGCGACTGACCACTTGCGCCACTATGACGCCAAGATGATACGACAACGGGTCGGGTCTGGATTTTGATCTCCCCATACACCCCGGGGTATGATGATGTTATGACGGGAAAGGTCGAGAGGATGTGGACCTGTTTTGTTGGTTGGCGCGCGGGCTGGACCGGCGCTAAAAAATAGGGGTTCAATGTGGATTAAGGAAGCAAGGGATGGGCGGGGAAGCCAGGGTTGGACACCCGACGGAGGACCGCTGTTTAAGCTTACTTTTTGTAGCAGCAGGTGACGATCTTCATCATGGTGTATATTACAGTGTTAGTACGTAGTACGGGAAGCGCATACGTTAACGGTCCGCTGGATATCACGCTGGCATGCATACTAATGTCAGAGCGAAACATGGTCATCACAATGACCCAATTAAGAAAATATCCATCACACACAAGTGATAGAGGAAGCCATATTCGAAACCCACAAAAACAGGTCAGACCTCAGATCGCAAGTCAGGCTTTGTATCCCAGGGGCCGAGCTGTCACTCCCAATATTCGTTGCGGCTGCAGAACCGTTAGGTCTCTAGAAGTCCCAGTACCAAGCCAACCCCGTCTCAATGCAGTCTCTCCACGTCTCAAATCTGTTCAGTTAGATTCACTCGGGACCAGGGTCACTTATGAAATGACTAAAGccatggaagaagaagagccgaTAAAAGGCCTTCGCCGGTGGGTCAGGAAGCGGTTCGTGGGCTGCTTAAACACTGTAATCCAGCTGAAACAAGGTTAGAGTATAGTCGTTCTTTCAATTCTTTGAGAAAGCTGTCTTAGCTTCTCAAACAGCTAGTATGCGAGACGAGGCAGGCGCTATGTAGGTAATTTTGGTCAGTGTGCTACTCCATGATGGAATACTTAATAGAAGTCCCAAGAAGTGTTCAACTTCCGAAGCTTGAGGCGGGGAACTTTCCTTTAGGATAATCATCGGCGTTAGGGATTGTTGGTTGCTTCTTGAATGCTATGTTGTGCTTGTAAGCGCCACGCCTGTCACCGGATCATACAGCGAATCTGAAGCTCAGCCACAGAGGAAGCTACGTCCTGTGGCGCATCCTTCTACGCTGATAGTGATCAAGCGATCTCTCACTTCCGATCCAGTCTCAATAAACATGCCGATGAACTTGCTGATGCCGCCTCTCTGGAGTCGCTCGCCTTGGAATAGGTCTCGCATCTTCCGAGATCATTCGGCAACTACGCAATCCCAGTGACAGCTTTTCTGTGCTCATCCTTCTTGGAAGGATTTGCTTGCTGCGCCATCGCCCGCTAGGCGATATCGGGGGTCACTCCGGTATAATTTTCTTTCAGTTAAACGCTCATTATGAAATTGATTTATCCTGAAGCTGACTGCGCGAATCAGGATGGGTCGCTTGGTTCGTGTCGGCTTTTCTAGCAGCAGACGGCTAGCAGAATCTGGGCAGTCCGTTCTTGATCAATACCGCGTGGTCAGAAAGCATCCGCGATAGCCACAGCTGGATCATGGGCTTCATACGCGACTTGGAAGCCTGGATGTACGCGGGTCTCAGACGGGCCGGTCCGTCTGAACAGATTTCGACCAGCGTTGTGAGTAAGGCTCGAGAGGAGGGCAAAAGATTCAGTCAGATTTCCCACTACTGCCCCGATCTTTCAAACCTGGTCTCTATGTCACTATGCTGCTGAACAGGCCAGTCCTGACATTGTGGTACGACGTTCTCTATTGCATGGAATGACCACTGCAGCCAGTCAACTTGGGATGTCGCTCTTCCTGCGGGATATGGGGCGATTGGGGAGTGTCTATCGTCACTGCAACAGAGACTCTTTAATTGTCAACAGTCAATCTTTCTTAGTGAATGCAGGAGAATGGGAATGTCGACATTTCCAGAAGACAATCATCGTCACCCGCGGCAACGGGTCATAACATGCGATTCTCGTTGTCGGCACCAAAGAGGGATTAACCTGGAAGAGCTAGTCGGTAGACCCATTGATAGAAACGTGTCTCGAGTTTGATGGACACGCCTTGTACTTATAGTACTCGCCAATTTTTGGCAGTCTTCCTGATATTGCTGCAGGATTGTCACGAATACATAGTTCCTATACATAACCGGTGGCTTAGGCGTAACCGAGAGCACCCTTGGTGCTGAGTTATCA carries:
- a CDS encoding uncharacterized protein (transcript_id=CADANIAT00009112): MPPATMNIGKSAGRSPASSSRNIAFMTIAGVIGGAYALFRLQSPSKGVVKEDDIADATETPKYGRSKILGEGDTAAAMGNPPQGHGHVGRSPRKGLE